AATAGGCCAGAGGTTGGGGACTCCTGCTGTCAGGTGTTTCAATAGAGTCCTGTCTCCCTTCCAGGCTCCACACTTAATTCTCTACCTCCCCTCTTGGGGGCAGGAAGGGTCACTGTGCCTCTCCATCTCTGATGAAATGTTAGATTCCTTCTGAAGCACCTGTTCTATTCACAAGAATTCTCCTTCTGTGGGACTGCCCTTCCCTATCCACAGGATTCCTGCTGTGGACTGGGAACCCCAGGAGTGTGTGGAATGTAGAAGACTTTGAGCTTGGTCATGactgaggggctgggggcagataCTACACCAAACTAAGGCAATCGCAATGTGCTTCCTATTTGGAATCTGGATTCAGGAGCAGTTGGTCTCTTCTGTGGCTGGATCTCTGATGGGTAAATGGACAGGGGTCCTCTGCCAAGCAGACGTGAAAGGAGAAGCAGGGAAACAGACGAAGAATAAAGTGGACCCAAGAAGCAGAGACCAGAGAAATTCTGCCTAGGTGCCTGCTTGTGACATCTCCTGGTCCCATCTTTCTCCATGACAGGCTGCTTGTCTCTGTCCTCATAACCAAATCTCCACTTTGTTCTGCTTCAGGTCTTCAGGGGTGTTTCTGTTATTTGCTAATAATAGAGTCCCGCCCTGgcagagtagctcagttggtcaggttgtcgtcccaatacaccaaggatGCGGGCTCCATCACCAGGCGGGCACATACATGAAGCAATTattgaatgcatcaataagtggaacaataaattgatgtttctctcccctccaaaaatcaataaattaaaacaataataataataataagagtcCTAATGGATGAGGATGACCCTTCCCATGCCTCATACCCCTCTACAACCCCAGCTCTCACCATGTTTTTAAGATGGAGAGAGACTTAGATGTTTCCTGACAATGAATGACACTTCGTTTTCCACTTGAGGAAGTCACTAAAGTTCCCCTTttaaggcacttggactccagCCCAAGGGGGCATAGGAACCGAAATGACAACAGTAGCTAGTGAGTGGGCGAAGACACACCTGTGCATCCAGGCCTCCCCGGGGGCTGTGTCCAggcacatgaacacacacatacacaccttgATGGCTTCTCTTATCTCATAAACGTCGAAGAGGACTGGGGTCTTCATCATAGCCAAGATAGTCTTCTCAAAGTTCCCTGACAGCTCAGATTTCAGATCTTTGATCAAATCCTGATTGaatattcaaacaaacaaacaaaaaacctgtttATAGAATCCATAGAAGGTAATTAACAGGGAGACAATCAGAGATCTtaggacagggaagggaagggaagggaagggaagggaagggaaaaagaaaaaggaaaaggaaaaggaaaaggaagaaaaaaaaagccaaatctCCACCCTGAGCCCAGACCTGTAGAGTCAAAGCCTGCATTTGGCCCTAATCCCCAAGGCATCTGAGGCACATTAACACTGGAGAAGGAACTGGCTATAACACTAGACTATTCAATATCTACCCAGGTGTTACCTTTCTAAGATTCAAAAAGCCCAAAAAGTTCAAAATATGTCCCCTTTGCATTTGTTCAGTACCGAAAGCCTTTTTGTTCAAAGCCCTGCTATCAGCTAGACCTCCCAGGGTGGCCGTGAGGAGGGCAGAGACAGCAGCCAGGGTTCCCAGGAGGAACATAGGCCAGGTGGGAACAGAGGGGAAATAACTGGCCGAGGGTCTCGGTGGATCGTGGCAGAGCCAATGTAAGAACCCAGATATCTGTGCACCTCTCATCAAATCTCAGCACCCTATGAACTCTGGATTTCTCCCTCAGAGCATTCACCTCTAGGAGATGGCATCAACTGAGAGCCCACAGGCTGGGTGGGCAGCAGGAAATGCCCTAACGTGCTTTCCAGTCCATGCAGGAGATCAAAGTCCACTTAGCCCCGAGGAAAAGCTGGGTGCATAAGGCTGTGCTGCAGGATATGCCTCGACTCAGGAGGGATCAGGCCTCTCTGTACACTTCCCCTGCACACACTCACCTTCCCATAAGCTGTCTTGAAGGAGAGGAGGATCTGCTGCCGCTGCTTGTTGGAGCGACTCCCCAGGCAGTCAATGATGGCCTGCTCGTCAGTCCCTGGAGGAAACGGGGGTGGGAgtaggcagggctgggggtcatGGGGATGCTCGGCAGCTGGAGACTTCCAGGCGTGGGTCCTCCCATTCTTTTGGGCACCCCAACTGCACCCCTACATCCATCTCTCCACTACCActggggccaggctgcctccacCCAATGACCCCAGCCCACAGAGCCACTGGGTGACTGCCttgggaaagggtggggggcagggcagtggaCACTTGAGCCACGGGGACCTCACCAAAGCCTTTCATAGCCTTTCGCAGGACCTCAGCATCTCGCAAGGGGTCAAAGCCAGGAGCATCCGTGATGGTGCCTCGTGTTCCAAACTGCTCAGACAAACAGACTTGGGTGGTATGTTGCATCCTGCAGATGCAAGATGACTGCCCCACCCCAGATGCTGGGAATAACCTTTTCTCTAAAAGTCGGGTTACCTTAAGGAGTTCACAATTATCAGCACAGAAGAATCTATACTGAGTGGCCCTAATGTGACCATTATCTGTCCTGTGTCCTGGTACTGAAGCTTCGGTCTGGTTCCCGTGGCTAGGAGCCCACCCATCTATAGCTGAATCCTGATGCTGAAGAATCTGCCCTACTCCCAGGTCCTCCAGGGCTGGCCTGGGTTCCTCCTGAGGAAGAGACCTCAGGTGCAGGAGCCATTGGCTTCTTGATGCCTTACCACCAAAGCACATGTGAACACACAGCAGGGTCCTCCCAATGGGGACCAGTTAATCCATGGAGCACCTCTGGGGGCATGTAGGTGTCCAACCCTCACAATGGTCTGTGCAGCCTGACCACCTCCCGGACCAGCACTGGTCTCCTGGTGTGTTTTCTAGACTCCACAACCTGCTTGCCTGCCTCACTTCTTCCTGGTCATCGACAGCTGTGCTCCCCAGCACACTTAAATGTTCCTATCGAAATGGTCTTTTGGTGGAGTATCTTCTGTGGTTAATACAAACTGACTTTAACAGAGTTGAACAGATAAACTCAGAGAAAAGATGAggtggaaggaagggtgggacgatgcagagcaggggaggggtgggggaaccctctgtctaaaaatagtcATCAAGCACATACCACTAGCCTTGCATTTGCCTGGTTTGGCCATGTAACCATGGCAATGAATTCTAGGCACTGCAAACATTAACTGTTCTCCAAACTGAGCCCACAGTAAGCTCTAAAGGAATGGCCAACAATCTTCTCTACCCAAAGGAGGTTTTACAAATCCTCTCAAATGAGTTGGGAGGCAGGCACATCCAGGAGTTGAAGACTGAGAGCTCTGGGGCATAAAGCCGTGAGCCCAGTAACCTGAGCAGTTCTtccagaacacagagcccagcagtaaataaataacacaggGGAATGAAGAGCACCCAGGACATTCATACCCAACTGGCACACAGAACATGTAACCAAACTGGGAAAGACAGGACAGCTCCCTAGGTCTTAGGAATACACACTGGGGCTGGGGAGTCTATGAGAAATTGACACTGTTAAAACAAGAAGTTCAAGCTGgaggactgagccctggcctgtcCCCCACAGACCCTCCGCAGCCTTGCTAGCAGAGGACACTGGGCCACACATCTTAGGTCTTTGGAGCCAAACTGGGACTGAAGGTAGCACAGGGCTGGTACTCACCTGGGCTGGAGGTACAGCAGGGGTGACGGTCCCAGACCCTTGGTACCCTGGGTAGCTTGgcactggctgctgctgctgcccagaaGGTGGCACTGGTGGCTGCCCAGGGTAGGTCATTGGCGGCTGCCCAGGGTAGGCCCCTGGGGGCTGCTGTCCAGGAGGCGGCATTGGCTGGCCTGGCACAGGGGCCCCTGGGTATGGTGGGTAGGAGGGCATCCCAGATGGTGGGTTTCCTCCAGGGGGCGGGTACATTCCATAGGGAGGAACAGGCTGCTGGGTAGAAGGGGGCTGCCCAAAACCCCCAGGGGGGATCGGAGGGTAACCGGCCCCGGGGGCTCCAGGATACATGTTTGGCACATTGGCTCCTCCGAACGTCCCGGACATGTTGGCTGCCTGAAAGTCCACAAAGCAGACTGGTGAGAAGGCCAAGCAGGGCCCCAGGGACAGCACTGCAGACCACACAGAAAACGCCCAGGCAAGACAGTCTAACCTAATCGCACTGTCAGAGGAAGAGGGAGCCTTTTCCACTGTCCGTCCCTGTCCCGAGCCCTGCAGCAGGGTCCCAGGGGCTGCACTAGGAGACCAAGCAGAGTCCAAGCACCTTGATACTATCTTACCTGTAACAGTGCTGTAGTCAGCACTGCTGACTCCCTAACCTGCTCTTGTACCCAAAGCCCCCACACTTGCTCTCATACCACATGGTTTACTTATGGTAATTTCCTACCTCTTCTTGGTGAGTTTTAAGTGCCCCAGGGCTGAGCCTGTGGGCTTTTTTATTCACATATCCCCAGTACCCAGAATGGACCTGGCACAAATTAGACTGCCTATTGGTTGCACTGTTTACATTGAATATACATTTGTTTTCAGATTAcagaatttactattttaaaggcAAAGCAACTAAAAGGTAGCATGTCTGTCCATGCTACCAGGCACCCACTCCAAGGCCCAACCAGAATAGTCATCCACAggcatgtacacatacacacacacatggacaTGCAGGTGGACACTTTTACACAGCACATGCACACGCATACACatacccaccctcacctccctgcaGACCTTATTCTGAGCTCATACAGAAGGCACTCAATACACATTCCACAAAGGCACTACCCTACCCAATCCCCCAGAGTCAAAAAGGACCTAACAGACTGTGTGCCCAGTACATTCCTCTTCCTGATTTTACAGCTGGGTAAATGGGGATGCAGAGAGGGACTGTGAGCCAGGGAGAACCCTGATAAAAACCCAGATGTTCTAAAATGACCCTCAATACACTCAGCACTCATAGgtaacacacacagacacctcTGGCACCAGAGAAGCCAGCAGCCTATGCACCTCTGGCCATGCAGGAGTAGGCCCAGGGGCAGCCCAGCAGGCAGGTGGCACTCACCATTCCCGAGAGGTAATCCTGGTTGAACTGCCCTGCATAGTTGGCCACATTATCCAGCCCAATAGGGGGCATGTTGGGTGGGGGGTAGCCAGCACCTCCCCAGGCACCACCACCTGAAAGCAACACCAAGCCTGTTAGCCCCTGGTCAGCCCCCaacagggaaagacagagacaACAAGCCCTCAGGTGTCCCAGGGGCATGCCAAGCAGGGTCTGGGCAATAGCACTACAGACCACACAGAAACACCCAGGCAACAAAGTCTAACCCAATCTCACtgccagaggaaaagaaagagacttCTCCTCTTTttagggaggaagggggtggttCAGCAAATATTCCCAAGCCCCTCTGAGGGGTACTGAGTATGCAGGAGGGTCAAAGGCAGACCTGTCCCCCTAGGCTCACCATCGTGGAGCAGCAGTACAGACACGAGGACAGGTCATTTTAGGACACTGTATCAAGCCTGTGACAGCAGTGAGCTTAGGGAGCATGGAGAATCCAGGGACATGCAAAAGCATGATGGGGGTCGGGGGAGTCCTATAGCTGTGGCTTTTTGCTATCACAAGTCTGTCAGGAGTGGAGAGACGCAGCTTGGAAAGATGGAGGGAGATGGGCCTGAATCACAGAACACACAGACACTGTCCTTGGAAGGACAGTGAGAGAACATCAGTGAAAAGCCCCAGCTCCGAAACCAGCAGAACCAGGGTACGTGTCCTGGGGCAAGGCCCTCACCACTGGGGTGCAGTTTTCACTGCTGGCACGTGGGGATAATTAGTGTTTGCTTCAAATTGCTGTGCTGAGGACTGAGAGTTCATGCCCGTGCAGGTCTTAGCTGTGTGCCCAATGAGCTCCTGTGTTACAGCTGTCATTGTAACAAGCAGCATGGCAGCTAGCCTCATTGTGCTCCACAGCATTTGTGCTCCACAGCATAACGGTCCTGAAGCCTCGAGTTTGGCTTTCCAGCTGCAGGGCTCTGGGACACTCAGGACAGAGCCTTCCCAGAAtcacctccctgctctctcttGCTGCTCAGGAGCTGAAAGAGGTGGCAGTGGCAGAACAGGAATAAGATTCCTACTAGGGAGAAGGGGCTCAGGCCAGTGCTGGCAAATATGGACAAAGGCTTGTTCAAAGTGAAATGGCCCAGATCAACCCCTGATAAGCCAGTGGCTGAGCTGCCTCCTAGCTCTGGGCCTGCTCTTCACCAGTTGACTGGGAGGGTGGGTCCAAATGGCCTGTGGAGCCCTTGTCAAATGTGCCCAAAGGTCTCCCAGAGCATGGGGAAATGCAGCTCTGGATGACCGGCCTGGAATGGTGCCTTCTCTTCCCCTTATCCCAGGAGCCCTCATTTTCCTCTCCCCTGGAGGTCAAATCTCATTTCAGGAACCCAGGTATGAAGAGCACCATTGTGTCTGGGGCCAGGTTCTGAGCACCTCACCGGTCAGTGCATCCTGGTGGCTATCAGCCCACAGCTTCTGGCAGCTGTAGGAGGAACACCTGACTGACAGAGACCACTTTCACTTCCTCCCGTGTGCAGGTCCCCCTGCCACTGCAAAACCATGCACTCTTGAGCACAGGGTAGAAGTGACAAGTCACCTAACAGTGCTTCAAGGACATTTATGCCAGAGACTTTACCTAGCTACCTTGTTAGTATCTGGGACAGCCCAGTGAGGAACAGATCCATGAAGCcattttcaaaggagaaaactgagccaGAGAAGAGAGGGCATCTGCCCACTGCTATCAGCTAATAAATAAGTTAAGAGACCTGGTCCTGGCCTTCCAGGGGCAGCTTCAAACCCAGGCTCTCCTGGCCTCAGGGTCCATGCTCCCCTCCAACCACCTCCAGacacctgcccctctgccccctggcTACACTGTGGGGGACAATGGGAATGAGGAAATGACTGGAAAAAAATCCACTCCCCAGCCCTCTTACCTGGTGCAACTGGGGGGTAGCCACCTGCAGGAGGTGGATAGCCTGGATAGCTCATGGTCAgatctgaaaggaagaaaaaagggtcTCACTCAGGGTCTGCTAGGAGCTCCCACCAGCCTTACCAACAGCTTCTTGGGAGAACAGCAACACCTAcaagccagcccctccccctccccggagAAATTCCATCAGGATGGACTGTGGCAACCAGTTTATCCTCTACCTGCCAGGGCCTCCAGCTACAACCAGGGTCACAGGTCTTTAAGGCCAGGTTCAGGGCTACACCCACTATAGGATTTGCCACCCAGGAACAGTGGGTTTCTTTGAAAACCCCTTTCACCCTCAGCTTACTCTCGGCTCTCCTGACAAGGGAGGCTGCGTGTGTGCAGATGCTCTCCCGCCTCAGGACAGCACACTGCCTCCTTCTCAGGGGTCCAGGTCTGTTGGCCTTTGTCTCCAGTGTCCTTATTATCACCATCCATCCAACAGGAAACCAGAGCCCACCTTCCTGTGCCCAACCTGCAGATCCCACACTCTCACAGCGGCCCCCAAACTGGATCAGCCCCAGGCTACACATTCATTCTCCAGCCCCTGGTTCATCCTGCAAGGGAACCAGACATGGAATCATCGCTCCCAGAAACAAGAAGGGACTTCAGGAGGGCTCATTTGATCCAGGATCTGGAATCAGGCAAGTGAGCCAGCACTGTCCTGTTTCTGAGATGGGGCACCTGGAGCTCAGGAAAGGTAGGTGACTTACAGATCAgtggcaagggaaaaaaaataggcCTGGGAGCAGGGGCCCCCTCGGGCTGGTGCTAGATGGGATACTTGCTCTCAAAAGTCCCTTTGTATACAGACCCCTCTGCCATGTCCCATGCTAATTAAACTGCCCAGAAGAGACACAGATCTGCTGTGACATCTGGCACTCACACTATCATACAACCTACCTACCCTTGCTGGAACCTGTAGGACCCACAGACAATCACACTTGCTGGTCCCAAGTGAGCTGCTCCTTGTACACTGGGCTCCAAGCCAGCACAGACCACTGGCTCTCAAACTGCAGTGCACCAGgaccatggggtggggggtggggggcttgttAAACATAGCAGTAGGCTCCGCCTACAGGAGAAGTCTCAATTAGTGGGACCAAAATGTGCATGTCTCACACATTCCCAGATCATGCTGCCTGTTGGTCCAGGGCCCCACTTTGAGAAATACTGCACTAAAGGCTGCTGCTGTCAACCTACAGGATTCTAGTTGCTCTTCTTAGCTATGCTGGAGAACTGGGCATGTAGTTTTCAAGGAAGCTGCAGGCCTTCCTTGAGGTATCACAGGTCTCTGCAGGGTGGGCCTGGTTCTGAGCCCTAGGATGAGGTCATTTGTTTTGGTCAGTGGGCCCAGAGGTTACTGTAGGCAAAGCAATGGAAGGCCAGATGATGGCcaagttgaggcaggagatagtcaggaaggaagctccagaggcccccgcagggctgaggtagaaaacctctatacatgacaaagaccccctaagacaggttgttcctgtttactgggataactctgaatcatagaatgcgcctgcgcgctacccctgattcattataatatcattataatgaaataacatcgtgggactcccttctccagtagccaatcaagaaaatcataggaaaccacacatgcgcagtagctttgaaatccaactccttgtacctgcgcaggaaaagcccgccaaagatgagcaagggggcttctgccctataagaatagaatcccccagcccacgggccccttttccttttctctgctcagagctggcccactcccgtgtcctgtggagtgtactatcacttaataaatcttccctctttctttatgctataaactttgtgtgttcggttcaattctttgtcctcgatcactaagaacctggttacctgtgcacacctgtgacagtttttggcgagccagcctaggagaagacaccggagtggtaagccttctttgctgctctgacacctggGATGCCCTTTTCCGTTATCACCTATTCTGTTTCGGTGACTATGATGTTCCGTGATGGAAGGTCGGCCGCTAATTTGCGGGCACAGGtcgggcagttaaaagccacaagggcgcccgccgcttgaagactcctgtgataggataacttggatgcggaacggggttagccttagtccccgccaggtacaagaaaatgtccgcacaacggtcaggcacactgtggaaagcacaaaacactgccccaccccgcggccactcccccaataggcatagtcggaccttccatgcgggatatcagtcaccacctcacctgcgctatggcttccttttgcagtctcctcatcaggcccacagatagtcttttatgcttttcctcctcaactgacttctggtctttatgccttcactcataccccacttgccttttatgtatgaagggctcctgctgtctttgtactaggatatctaccttggggtcattgacaggctagcgctaagtacagttgcaggaatgagccactcccatctttgccacgtgtatactctcattgtaagcagcaacatcgctcagaaccacacaacaggtgcctgctggtcgctggttactaaatggctgcgtagagccactcttacctaattaattgaatttgggaatctaaggtggtttacttgttcctataagggtattttaatttcccctctcagtccattgtccctctatgagatccgCCTCCAGTATAAAGGGTGGTATtttagacatctcttgaggtcccttctgcgaGACTTCAGAcgcaggtacaatttcttaaagctctggaaaattacataggatatttaagggtcttctttgtgatctagaaaagagtcattttataataagatcatgtTGGTGCTTCTTGAatggtttacagggccagaaattatttttctagtaacacacttcctttgccccagatcttaaagcttacaggaaaatgagggtccccatagatgaagaatacagaaatagaaatgtaCTAAGGACACAAGGATAGAGTCTGGGATTGTTgggattataggcaattgctcaagaatgcaggactggttccttcccaatagttagagacaaaagtagactgtggtgattctctcaagtcttttagatttctgtcggccgacactcactaggatttctttcgccagagacgtctggtagttcggtgggatcccaggggacgccctgtggcccactaggaagctcctgaggcaagaaaagggggacgcctctcgattgcaaaggagtatctctctcactagaatctctttcgccagagacgtctggtagttcggtgggatcccaggggacgcccatggcccactaggaatctcctaagggcagcaaagagagggacgcctctagtctgcaaaggagtatctttgtgtttcttttccttctctcttaggatcaccgcagtcgagatgggaactacatcttccatcccttccaaatcaccattgggttgcattcttagcaactgggataaatttgaccccgaaaatttaaaaaagaagagattagttttcttttgtaacacagtttggccccaatataaattaggggatggagaaatatggcctgagaatgggagcaaaaattataatactatcctacagctagatctattctgccggagggaaggcaaatggtctgaagttccttacgTGCAGGCATTCATGGCTCTGTACCGAGATCCCTTGTttggctccagccccaccctgacaaaacctataggcccaagtgttgatcaattagaagatactctccttagctccccacctgtctctcaagggagattaagggaaccccagagttctggagtctctgcccctaccttagaggaAGCGACCTCTCCACCACCCTATGCTATAaacctaaagccaccagctgaggaaaaacccagccctgcaggacatactagaagtggcgcttcttatctccctaccactcctgcactcctacccttgagggaggtagcaggccctgaaggtgctATAAGGGTACAAGTGCCCTTCTCTATAgctgatttacaacaatgtaaagacaggcttgggagtttttcagaggatccttcacgtttcactagtaatttccagactcttactctagcatttagtatgtcgtggagggatttgtacataattctgaccacctgctgttccccagatgagaaacagcggatctgggaggaggcccgtaagtatgcagatcagctgcatacccagaaccctggcactaaccagccagctgcccaagctgtcccggaccaggaacctgactggggatacaatactcaggcagggatccggagtagggatgcaatgatagattgcttactggcaggaatgagaaactgcatcaagaaacctgtgaattacgaaaaggttagggaaatctttcagggcaaggaagagaacccagctctcttcagaaacagactagtggaagccttccaaaaatatacaaacttggacccttcatccccagagggtcgaatcttgataggacagcattttataagtcaatctgcccctgatattcgcaggaagcttcagaaattacaaatgggcccgcagacccccttagatcagctcatggatacagccttttcagtctttaacaatagggatttggaggaaagaaaacagggaaagaaggaaagagagaagcaagcagagctccttgcactagcctttagtagtgccattggcggaaaccagccccatcaggggagctcggggaggcctcaaaagaatcaggggcaaaaggatcagacctgttataagtgcaagcgccctggac
This Phyllostomus discolor isolate MPI-MPIP mPhyDis1 chromosome 5, mPhyDis1.pri.v3, whole genome shotgun sequence DNA region includes the following protein-coding sequences:
- the ANXA11 gene encoding annexin A11, with protein sequence MSYPGYPPPAGGYPPVAPGGGAWGGAGYPPPNMPPIGLDNVANYAGQFNQDYLSGMAANMSGTFGGANVPNMYPGAPGAGYPPIPPGGFGQPPSTQQPVPPYGMYPPPGGNPPSGMPSYPPYPGAPVPGQPMPPPGQQPPGAYPGQPPMTYPGQPPVPPSGQQQQPVPSYPGYQGSGTVTPAVPPAQFGTRGTITDAPGFDPLRDAEVLRKAMKGFGTDEQAIIDCLGSRSNKQRQQILLSFKTAYGKDLIKDLKSELSGNFEKTILAMMKTPVLFDVYEIREAIKGAGTDEACLIEILASRSNEHIREVSRAYKTEFKKTLEEAIRSDTSGHFQRLLISLSQGNRDESTNVDMSLVQRDVQELYAAGENRLGTDESKFNAILCARSRAHLVAVFNEYQHMTSRDIEKSICREMSGDLEQGMLAVVKCLKNTPAFFAERLNKAMRGAGTKDRTLIRIMVSRSEIDLLDIRMEYKRLYGKSLYHDITGDTSGDYRKILLKICGGND